A segment of the Arachis hypogaea cultivar Tifrunner chromosome 5, arahy.Tifrunner.gnm2.J5K5, whole genome shotgun sequence genome:
GACTTTACCTTGTAAGGTGCACTGACTAACTCTCCAGATGAAGAAGAGAAAGTTATGTGATTTTCACTGCAAAATGCAACCTTTTTGGTGGAAACAAAGAGAACCCCAGCAATAGGACCAGCTGTGGTGTATAAATAGCACTGAGAAGCCTTCAAGAGTTTCTCATCTTCTTGCATCCCAAAAATGTGCTTAAAAATGTTCCCTCTCCCACCTTTTTGTATAATCTTTTTTCCCAAATTCAACTTTCCCTTTAAAGTCTCAGATAGTTTTGAACCAATTTTCACTGCAATCCCACATAacatattatatgaaaagtttaTAGTCAAATGCTAAATAGAAGATATTTTCGCTTTTCATATCACTCTTTGTGGGACAAAGAACTGACTCGCTCCCTCTATCATTGGAAAGGATTGATCTAGGACTACCTCATCCAATGACGAGGGAAAGGAGTCGGCTCAGTGAACAAGAAAGAGTAAATTAAGTGCATATGAATTACCATGTTCATGAATCCTAGATGCAAAACTGCTGCCTTTTTTTCTTGTGCCACTCTCTACACTTTCTTTGTCTGCGATTTGAAAATGAAAGAGAACCCAATCAATTGATCAATTTGATGCCGAGTATTTATTGATGTGATGAGAGTTACCAAGGAATAATGATAGTTGATTCTTACTTGTTATGGTGGATTCAAAGCTATCATCAGAGTTGGAGCTTGAAAAGCATTTCCTAGGAGAGGTACCAAAGGACTTCATCATGAGTGAGTGAAAACAAATCTCAAACACCTAATATGCAAGTTTGGATAATTCTTGAAAATATAACACAGATTATATTTGCTATATTCTTGTTACAGCCGTCCAAGGTAATATCTGATTAAGGGGTTTGAAAAAACCAAAGTCTGaaattataaatgttattaaCACAGAAATCATTGTCATTGAAAACTACTAAGATCACAAAgcataagaataaaatatttactaTATGCTTCTagtaagacaaaaataaaatataaaaatagaaaatatcatCTTAATTCTTGAAACATGAAGCGTTGTTACTGACAAATAACAAGGTTGAATTATAAGCCGAAGGTGTGAAagccaatttatttttttcaaataaaaaaaattagccaactttttggtcttggttttgattaatttttcaatatttaGTTGATCTAATAATGCTGACTATCATAATCATGGACTTCTGCGATAAACAATAACAGTTTCCTGCATTGAGAAAAAGAGAAGATTAAAAAtctagaaagaaagaaagaaaaaaacaaatgcTTGAATTTTTCCTACCATGTAAATTTCATGGAAGACACATCCAGTTATACGTATTCATATTGAAAATTTTGTAACATTCAAACTTCAATTTATAACCACTCACCAAGACTTAGATAGAATGGCCCCTTTTTATCTTGGACCAAAATCCTCTAAAATAAagagattaataaaataataagattagaattaattatttttaaattaaaataataataaaattcatatataataaaaattataaatttaataataattaattttatttaatcactttttaatttcctcaatttaaaaaaaaatctcttaTCTTCAAAGTTCAATCTAGTCATTCTAAATAAAATGTAGTCAACTTAAGAAAATCATATATATTTTCATTCCTTATTTGGCGGTTGATGAATCTAGAACCCATTATAACGGAGGAGAAAATATTCAAAGCATTgaatattcattttaattttatatttttttatgatgattAATTAATGTTGAAAGCTGttgttttgaaacaaaaaataaaaaattaaagttagctTTGATAGATATTGTAACACACAAGAGCTTGCAAAATatgaataaatataaatataaaaataaataaatataaataaaatatataaatatatatacaaatattttttatttattaatattaattgttaggcagtactatttttaattataaaatataaaataatatatgaaaataatcagatttttgttaaaaaaataaaaaatattgttgtaGTTAATTTTGTTAGAAATATATTAtgataatacaattttttttagaaatgttatttgtcttttaaatatcagcttttttatttaaataatattatttaattaatttaaatattcactTTTATAAGAAGTTACTTGTTTTTAtaggaaattatttatttttcaatttttctctcTTTGAATAATGGACAATTTTTAAAGGATATTTAGTTacactattttttttatctaaatatatGTAAACATGTATTttattaaacgccagaaaagatgCTTAGGAGTTAGGATTCTTGATATGTACGAAGTAGTCTCGAAAAACTGCCGTAGATTGAATCCATCTTCTCCTTCGAATCAACCGCCAACGTCCGTATGTAGGAGGTTACTTCCTTGGTGAAGCTTGACAACTGCATGAGGACAATGCTATCGGACCTCGAATCGGCGATTCAGAAGGAATCATGCAAGACAGTCGCTCCCGGCAGTGGAGTACACCCGATCACGCGCTATGTGTTGAATTACATCTCTCTCTTAGCCGATTACAGCAGTATCCTCGTTGACATAATTGCCGATTATTCATTGTCTCCGTTGTCAGAATATGTCTACCGAAGTCTGATCCACGAGGATAGCACGTCGTCGCCCTTGAAGTTCAAGAGTCTTGGTGCTTCCTCTATGGGAGAATATAGATATTTTCTTAATGTAATAAAAGACAAAAGTAAATTTATATAGTTGTTTTTCATGAAATCAAAGGCTAAAGTCTCTTCTCTTGTGCAAAATGTTGTGAAATTAGTTAACACTTAGTTTAATATCAAAGTAAAGAAAATTAGGGCAGACAATGGTGCAGAGTTCAAACTGACTTCTTTCTacaattcaaatggaatattgcATCAAATAATTTGCGTTGAGACACTTCAACAAAATGGCATTGTAGAACGTAAACATCAACATATACTTGGACTAAATTTCTATTTTAGTCCCTGAGATTCACGTGATTACTCATTTTGGTCTCCGAAATTTAAAATTACCTATACTGGTCCTCTAGATTCAAGTTTGGGCACCAATATGGTCCTTCGACTCTTTTCGGTGATGATTAGGCGAATGGAGTGCTAAAATGACACCCTTCCTATCACGTTGGACGCTATAATGGCTAGTTGATGTGGCAAGGGTTGTATTTGTATCCAATTTAGTCCCCCCTTATTAAAACTTTGTCATTATAACTCagataaataataagataattagGGTTTCAGGGACTAAATTGGATACAAATACAACTCTCGCCACGTCAGCTAGCCGTTGCAGCATCCAACGTGGTAGGGAGGGTATCATCTTAGCACTTCGTTTGCCTTATAATCAACGAAAATAGTCAAGGGACCACATTGGTGCTCGAACTTGAATCTAGAGGACCAATATATGTAATTTTGAATTTCGGAGACCAAAATGAGTAATTGCATGAATCTCAGGGACCAAAATGGGGATTTAGTCCATATACTTGAAATAATTAGAGCTCTAATGTTACACTCTGCCATGCCAAGATGTTTTTGAAATTATGCGGCTACACAAGCAGTCCACATAATTAATGGGATTCCAAGCactttgttataaaatcactCTTCATTCCTATCAAATTTTAAAGAACAAATTGTCAAAAATTGATTATTTGAGAGTTTTCGGATGCTTGACATATGCCTCTACACTTACTACTCATAGGACAAAGCTTGATAAGAGAGCACGCAAATGTGTGTATATTGGTCATAAACTGAGTGTAAAAGGTTACATACTCTATGATTTGTCAGATAGAAAAACTTTTGTGTCAAGAAATGTGCTTTTTATGAGAATGTATTGCCATATCAGACGTTTCACTTTTTTACTCACGATTCCATCATTCAAACAAATTTCACACCGCCACAATGCTCTACACACACATTCATTGACCCATTTGATATAGGTATTTCATCTGATCATAGAATTGCTTCATAGAATATCACACTTGAATATGGTCTCAATAATCAATTGTATATTCATCAT
Coding sequences within it:
- the LOC112801858 gene encoding putative GEM-like protein 8 encodes the protein MMKSFGTSPRKCFSSSNSDDSFESTITNKESVESGTRKKGSSFASRIHEHVKIGSKLSETLKGKLNLGKKIIQKGGRGNIFKHIFGMQEDEKLLKASQCYLYTTAGPIAGVLFVSTKKVAFCSENHITFSSSSGELVSAPYKVLIPVQKIREVNESQNVNKLKQKYIEIVTEDEYEFWFMGFLRYEKALKNLHKAISNTN